From Sphaeramia orbicularis chromosome 21, fSphaOr1.1, whole genome shotgun sequence:
tttttatttagtgctaAACAAATATTGTAATCTGATCTAATTAGGTCAGAGGGTTGCTCTGAAGGGGCAGGAAGTGACCTTGTTGGACTAGCTGCCACCTCAGGGCTGTCGGCAGCTGAGCTCAACTCCTTGGCCTTACCCCTTCCAAAAAAACCCAAGTcaatttatgtatattttacCAATCTAGAAAATTGGAGTGATGATAACAGTAATGATaataagaaaaagaggaggagaaagagaggaggagggaggggggtggggggaggagaggaagaaaaaagaaagaaaaggctgtcactattattgtatttgggattactgattttgctgtttttctgtttttttttttctctccttttcctttttcttttctttcttttttctttcccttAAGCTTCTGTCTACACTACTATTTAAAACCTTTTACTGATTTCTTCCTTTTGTAAACTCACATCCTTTAACGGTTTTTCTTATTAGACTTTCAGTTCtgttttcattccctcttctgtctccacctgaatatgcCCAACCCACACAAAACAaccataatcacacacacacaaacacgcaagcacgcacgcacacacaaaaacacacacacacacacacacacacacacacacacacacacacacacacacacacacctgtaaatagccctctgtttgcaccagtctataatgtcttatgaacttttttttcccctgtcacAATATTTGACTGTATATTACATTTAAGTTTGACAAGACATATGACAGCCTTGGACAGATAtgagtgaagtaaaaaaaaaaacaaacaaacaccaaatCCATTGTTGTCATGTGTGATATGTCATCTTTTGTTCCAGTTTATGCTTCTTTAACCACGGTAACATCCTGAAAATGTGTTTCCTGATTTCTGGTAAAGTCAAGCCATAAAGAAGAGGGTTAAGAACTGGAGGAATCAGAACGATCTCCAGTGacaaaattacagctaaatatcgGTTTAACTTTTCCACATCAATACGATTAAGGGCAATATCACAAAACCCTGATAAAGAAAAGGTTACAAATGAAATAGTGTGTGGTAAACATGTTTGGAACACTTTGCTCTTGAATTCAGATGACATTTTGCTGCACACAATTATAATTCGACAGTAGGTATACAGGACATAGATCAGAGGAAGAAACACAGCAATTACAACGAATAATAAACCTACAATGTTGCTGATTAAAGTGGACACACAAGACAGTTTAGCTACATTCCAGCCGGCACAGAATACTTTTAAGATCTTATTACCACACAGAGGAAGCCTTACAGTCAAATAAagacatgttgcaacagaaaagGCTGGCATTATCCAGGCAAAGGCTGATAATATGCAAACTTTCTTATGGGTCATCTTATTGTGATAATGTAAAGGTTCACATACAGCAACATACCTGTCAAAAGCCATTATACTAAGGATGGTCAATTCACAAGATCCATAAGTGTAAATAATATAGATCTGAGTGTAACAAGCTGGACGTGAGATGAGATGAGTGTCAGACAGAAGGTCCATTAAAAATCTGGGGAAGAAACCAGTCGAACCATAAAGAGCATTAACAGACAACAGtgcaatgaacatgtacatgggcTCATGCAGTGTTCTCTCCTGTGATATGACCAGTAATATGATTATATTAGCAGAGACAATGAAAGCAAACATCAGTAAGCACAGTACAAAGGCTGGATAACGGAATGACCCTATTTTCACAAACATAGTCAGGTTAAAGTGGAACATATTGGTGTAATTTTCTGTTACATTCATTTACTTTGTACAAGagaaataatgtataaatatagACATAAATGTAGTTTTGATCTTACATTTGTCTGAATAAATGAGATTATGTTCctgtcacaaaaaaaagaaacagcattATTTCCAAAAGCTTCTTCTATCTGCCTTAGTTTAAATCTAATCACCACAGGAAAACTGTCTACACATGACCTGAGCCTCCCAAACCCACTCATCagacaaactgaaaacatttatatgTTTCAGTGGTACTGGTAACAGACCTTACATCAGACCCTAGTGATTGTCTGATACACAGGGGCCTAAGTGATGCAATGGTTGCTCAAATAAAATTGATGTGGCCTAACTCTAGGTTTATTACCACAGATGTTTAATGTCAGTTTAATCATGTGTGTTAATGTGACATAAGCCTTTGATTTCAATGTCTGACTGAGCTCTGCCTGTGTTTTACTGTTGTAGTCAAAGTTGCTGTTGATGAACAGAATTCAACCCCAGTTTCCCCACAACTGATCCACTGTTGCATCTGATGagttgttttaaaggagtgatattttactttttacctccgccaaggaggttatgtttttgccagggtttgtttgtttgtttgtttgtttgtttgtctgtccgttagtgtgcaacataactcaaaaagttatggacggatttggatgaaattttcaggggtttgttggaaatgggatgaggaagaaatgattaaattttggtgatcgggggtgggggggcccacgagggggggccactgattgttagtgtgcaacataactcaaaaagttatggacagatttggatgaaattttcagggtttgttggaaatgggataaggaagaaatgattgcattttggtggtgattgggggtgggggggcccacggggggggccactgatcagccttggcggaggtctgcgctctccgagtgcttctagttgttaaatatgacagtatttgactaaatctcaggtggaggaggatgaacagaagtgaaacaggctgaacaggactaaacttTGTTATCTGTGACATTTGGAGCAGGCTAATCTTATATTTTATATTCAGTCTTGAGTCCAGAAAGTATCTGTATCTCATTCAAAGCAACTTGTGAACCCAGACTATCATGTAATATTTGTCATGGACTTGGGCCACAACCCGATGCATCCTGAACTGATTCTTCAGTtctccaatgagagcacagcctcTGGTTCTCCAAAAGTTTTAGGAGCTATTTACTTCTTCTGTTGGTGTCTCACATCTGAGAAGTGAACATATGTAtgtagaaatgagacaaataatgtaattaacccataaagacccaaacagccactggtgaccaaaatcatctgctgatagaaactgtttaatacctgttgactcattaatcctattaaaacatgtaaataactggtgtaaaatgaagtttttaatcttttcatggtaatcagatatgacccatttggacgttcagaggctccgtagtgaacgtggaaacactgtcatcttctacaacattgattcaccagtaaaacccatggagttggatcaatgacagtggatggacacacttgtttttacattcagttgttgatgtctttgctgaaaaagtcattttttttcttcatttccttctgtttttgatataataaacctaaaatttaatttaaacttttatgaccatctacttgatcagaaaattaaataaggtaaaatacctgattttcactgaaataaatgcaaaatacagaaaaaaatatgacaaatggtgataaatcactcaaaaaaggttaaataaagagcaaaattaatttgggagctgccacagaagtagcactgggtctttatgggttaatatatttaATATCATGTTAAAGAGCCCCCTCTTCTCCAAGCAGTTTGAAGCGCCccagcacccccacccccaccccatggtCTGGCCACGACTTATAATCATTGGTCATTTTaacacagaaacattaaaattatCCATAACTATAATCTACAATATGGGGATTCAATAATGTTTTGCCTTATCTGTTGAACACAATATTTGTTCCTCACAAAAGCTGCAGGAAATGGGGGTAGAGGTATAtcaaatctaatccaatccaacttaatTTGTAACACACTTTAAAagaaccgcagtggaccaaagtgctgtacagaagtataaataaaaaaacaaaataaaagaatgaaatacaagaatagactaaaaaacataaaaagctgtacaaacaataaaaataagaacaatacaccaataccaaataaaacaacagaataaaaataatacattcaaatatctcacatggtttcaaaagccaaggagaaaagatgagttttaagaagggatttaaaaacagacagaggaggactgtctgatatggagaggcagatggttccatagtttaggagctgctgtaTAAAAGAGAAACCCTTATAAAAGGTTATTTTTACTGCCCCTGTACAGGGTCCAGATGAAACCCTTGGATGGTTCTTGATGGAACTCCAGGGTTAGTTAGCTCGTCTCATTGAATGAACTGCCTCCATGTGCGAAAATAAAACCACAAGAAAAGTAAGTCTGTCAGAatggtacagttgtggaaaaaattattagaccaccccttgttttcttcagtttcttgttcattttaataccttgtATAGctaaaggtacatctgtttggacaaatataatgataacaacaaaaatacctcatacgagtttaatttcagagctgatatctagacattttcaatggttttcttgataataatcaaaatcacttcacttcttacatcaatatctatggcattgtactgaccacaacagtgcttttaggcattccatgttttcttttctgcctgttttagtcacatgatacacacaggagttagtacttgattacacagctgttgtttttgatgacgtttgatggtctaataagtttgtccacgactgtatattacttttttgtttttaatttagtgtTAAACAAATTTTGTAATCTGATCTAATTAGGTCAGAGGGTTGTTCTGAAGGGGCAGGAAGTGAGCTTGTTGGACTAGCTGCCACCTCAGGGCTGTCGGCAGCTGAGCTCAAGTCCTTTTGCCTTACCACCTCCATAAAAAACCTAGTCaatttatgtatattatagaaatttagaaaACTGGAGTGATGATAACAGTAATGATaataagaaaaagaggagaaagaggggaggagggaggggggaggagaggaagaaaaaagaaagaaaaggctgTCACTATTATTGTTTTTGGGATTactgattttgctgttttttgttgttttttctctcctttgctttcttcctttctttcttttttcccttaAGCTTCTCTCTATACTATCATTTAAAACCTTTTACTGATTTCATCCTTTTCTAAACTCACATCCTTTGACCCTTTTCCTTACTAGACTGtcaattctgtttttattccctcttctgtctccacctgaaCATGCCCAACCCGCACAAAACAaccataatcacacacacacacacacacacacacacacatacacacacactcacactcacacacatacatacacacacacacacacacctgtaaataGCCCTCTCTTTGCACCAGtctataatgtcttatgaacgttttttggtctgtttgttttttttcccctgtcacAATATTTGACTGTATATTACATTTAAGTTTCACAAGACATATGACAGCCTTGGACAGATAtgagtgaagtaaaaaaaaacaaaaaacaaaaaaccaccaaATGCATTGTTGTCATGTGTGATATGTCATCTTTTGTTCCAGTTTATGCTTCTTTAACCACGGTAACATCCTGAAAATGTGTTTTCTGATTTCTGGTAAAGTCAAGCCATAAAGAAGAGGGTTAAGAACTGGAGGAATCAGAACGATCTCCAGTGACAAAATTACAGCAAAATATCGGTTTAACTTTTCCACATCAATACGATTAAGGGCAATATCACAAAACCCTGCTAAAGAAAAGGTTACAAATGAAACAGTGTGTGGTAAACATGTTTGGAACACTTTGCTCTTGAATTCAGATGACTTTTTGCTGCACACAATTATAATTCGACAGTAGGTATAGAGGACATAGATCAGAGGAAGAAATACTACAATGACAACGTATAATAAACCTACAATGTTGCTGATTAAAGTGGACACACAAGACAGTTTAGCTACATTCCAGCCAGCACAGAATACTTTTAAGATCTTATTACCACACAGAGGAAGCCTTACAGTCAAATAAagacatgttgcaacagaaaagGCTGGCATTATCCAGGCAAAGGCTGATAATATGCAAACTTTCTTACGGGTCATCTTATTATGATAATGTAAAGGTTCACATACAGCAACATACCTGTCAAAAGCCATTATACTAAGGATGGTCATTTCATAAGATCCATAAGTGTAAATAATATAGATCTGAGTGAAACAAGCTGGACGTGAGATGAGATGAGTGTCAGACAGAAGGTCCATTAAAAATCTGGGGAAGAAACCAGTCGAACCATAAAGAGCATTAACAGACAACAGtgcaatgaacatgtacatgggcTCATGCAGTGTTCTCTCCTGTGATATGACCAGTAATATGATTATATTAGCAGAGACAATGAAAGCAAACATCAGTAAGCACAGTACAAAGGCTGGATAACGGAATGACCCTATTTTCACAAACATAGTCAGGTTAAAGTGGAACATATTGGTGTAATTTTCTGTTACATTCATTTACTTTGTACAAGagaaataatgtataaatatagatataaatgtaGTTTTGATCTTACATTTGTCTGACCAAATGAGATTATGTTCCTgtcaaaaaaaaggaaatacagCATTATTTCCAAAAGCTTCTTCTATCTGCCTTAGTTTAAATCTAATCACCACAGGAAAACTGTCTACACATGACCTGAGCCTCCCAAACCCACTCATCagacaaactgaaaacatttatatgTTTCAGTGGTACTGGTAACAGACCTTACATCAGACCCTAGTGATTGTCTGATACACAGGGGCCTAAGTGATGCAATGGTTGCACTGAAAATTTTGATGTGGCCTAACTCTAGGTTTATTACCACAGATGTTTAATGTCAGTTTAATCATGTGTGTTAATGTGACATAAGCCTTTGATTTCAATGTCTGACTGAGCTCTGCCTGTGTTTTACTGTTGTAGTCAAAGTTCCTCTTGATGAACAGAATTCAACCCCAGTTTCCCCACAACCGATCCACTGTTGCATCTGATGAATcattttaaaggagtgacattttgtttttttaaaaatggaattacgcattttcaaacatttccctgtggtctccataaactgtaaatgctctgcttgggtctgaattcttcattacttaaactccacaggtccatctgcaaccctgtttctgagtaatgacaccagaaaggtcattctgagcgctggccctttaaatgcacatgactctaccccctccaggttgttggctttctgtcctgtttagctacttgagttcattaatacaaccaaaactgaacattttaggtaatcggctcaaaatgTTGACACATTTGTTAAATATGACAGTATTTGAGTAAATCTCAGGTGGAGGAGGATGAACAGAAGTGAAACaggctgaacaggactaaacttTGTTATCTGTGACATTTGGAGCAGGCtaatcttatattttattttcagtcttGAGTCCAGAAAGTATCTGTATCTCATTCAAAGCAACTTGTGAATCCAGACTATCATGTAATATTTGTCATGGACTTGGGCCACAACCCGATGCATCCTGAACTGATTCTTCAGTtctccaatgagagcacagcctcTGGTTCTCCAAAAGTTTTAGGAGCTATTTACTTCTTCTGTTGGTGTCTCACATCTGAGAAGTGAACATATGTAtgtagaaatgagacaaatactgtaattaacccataaagacccaaacagccactggtgaccaaaatcatctgctgatagaaactgtttaatacctgttgactcattaatcctattaatccatgtaaataattggtgtaaaatgcagttttaaatcttttcatggtaatcagatatgacccatttggacgttcagaggctccgtagtgaacgtggaaacactgtcatcttctacaacattgattcaccagtaaaacccatggagttggatcaatgacagtggatggacacacttgtttttacattcagttgttgacgtctttgctgaaaaagtcattttttttcttcatttccttctgtttttgatataataaacctaaaatttaatttaaacttttatgaccatctacttgatcagaaaattaaatatggtaaaatacctgattttcactgaaataaatgcaaaatacagaaaaaactagaagcactcggagagcgcagacctccgccaaggctgatcagtggccccccccgtgggcccccccacccccgatcaccaccaaaatttaatcatttcttccttattccatttccaacaaaccctgaaaatttcatcaaaatctgtccataactttttgagttatgttgcacactaacggacagacaaacaaacaaacaaaccctggcaaaaacataacctccttggcggaggtaaatatgacaaatggtgataaatcactcaaaaaaggttaaataaagagcaaaattaatttgggagctgccacagaagtagcactgggtctttatgggttaatatgtttaATATCATGTTAAGAGCCCCCTCTTCTCCAAGCAGTTTTAAGTGCCCCAGCACCCCCACTCCATGGTCTGGCCACGACTTATAATCATTGGTCATTTTaacacagaaacattaaaattatCCATAACTATAATCTACAATATGGGGATTCAATAATGTTTTGCCTTATCTGTTGAATACAATATTTGTTCCTCACAAAAGCTGCAGGAAATGGGGTAGAGGTATATCAAATCCAATCCGACTTAATTTGTAACACACTTTAAaagaaccacagtggaccaaagtgctgtacagaagtataaataaaaaaacaaaataaaagaataaaatataagaatagactaaaaaaacataaaaagctgtacaaacaataaaaataagaacaatacaccaataccaaataaaacaacagaataaaaactagaagcacttggagagtgcagacctccgccaaggctgatcagtggcccccccctgtgggcccccccacgccaaggaggttatgtttttgccagggtttgtttgtttgtctgtctgtttgtttgtctgtccgttagtgtgcaacataactcaaaaagttatggacagattttgatgaaattttcagggtttgttggaaatgggcccccccgtgggcccccccacccccgatcaccaccaaaatttaatcatttcttccttatcccatttccaacaaaccctgaaaatttcatcaaaatctgtccataactttttgagttatgttgcacactaacggacagacaaacagacaaacaaacaaacaaaccctggcaaaaacataacctccttggcggaggtaatagtaCATTCAAACAtcacacatggtttcaaaagccaaggagaaaagatgagttttaagaagtgatttaaaaacagacagaggaggactgtctgatatggagaggcagatggttccatagtttaggagctgctgtaTAAAAGAGAAACCCTTATAAAAGGTTATTTTTACTGCCCCTGTACAGGGTCCAGATGAAACCCTTGAATGGTTCTTGTTGGAACTCCAGGGTTAGTTAGCTCGTCTCATTGGATGAACTGcctccatgtgtgaaaataaaacCACAAGAAAAGTAAGTCTGTTAGAatggtacagttgtggaaaaaattattagaccaccccttgttttcttcagtttcttgttcattttaatgcctggtacaaataaaggtacatctgtttggacaaatataatgataacaataaaaatacctcatacgagtttaatttcagagctgatatctagacattttccatggttttcttgataataaccaaaatcccttcagttcttacatcaatatctacggcattgtactgacaaaaacagtgcttttaaggcattccatgttttcttttctgtctgttttagtcacacgatacacacaggagttcgtacttgattgcataaccgttgtttttgatgacgtttgatggtctaataagtttttccgcaactgtatattactttttttttttaatttagtgctaAACAAATATTGTAATCTGATCTAATTAGGTCAGAGGTTGTTCTGAAGGGGCAGGAAGTGAGCTTGTTGGACTAGCTGCCACCTCAGGGCTGTCGGCAGCTGAGCTCAAGTCCTTGGCCTTACCCcctccaacaaaaaaaacaaaaaaaaacaagccaatTCATGTATATTATAGAAATCTAGAAAATTGGAGTGATGATAACAGTAATGATaataagaaaaagaggagaaagagcggaggagggaggggggaggagaggaagaaaaaagaaagaaaaggctgTCACTATTATTGCATTTGGGATTAttgattttgctgtttttctgtttttttctccttttcctttttgttttctttcttttttctttcccttAAGCTTCTCTCTATACTATCATTTAAAACGTTTTACTGATTTCTTCCTTTTGTAAACTCACATCCTTTGACCCCTTGTTTTATGAGACTGGCAATTCt
This genomic window contains:
- the LOC115412850 gene encoding olfactory receptor 142-like, translating into MNVTENYTNMFHFNLTMFVKIGSFRYPAFVLCLLMFAFIVSANIIILLVISQERTLHEPMYMFIALLSVNALYGSTGFFPRFLMDLLSDTHLISRPACYTQIYIIYTYGSCELTILSIMAFDRYVAVCEPLHYHNKMTHKKVCILSAFAWIMPAFSVATCLYLTVRLPLCGNKILKVFCAGWNVAKLSCVSTLISNIVGLLFVVIAVFLPLIYVLYTYCRIIIVCSKMSSEFKSKVFQTCLPHTISFVTFSLSGFCDIALNRIDVEKLNRYLAVILSLEIVLIPPVLNPLLYGLTLPEIRKHIFRMLPWLKKHKLEQKMTYHT
- the LOC115412851 gene encoding olfactory receptor 142-like; protein product: MNVTENYTNMFHFNLTMFVKIGSFRYPAFVLCLLMFAFIVSANIIILLVISQERTLHEPMYMFIALLSVNALYGSTGFFPRFLMDLLSDTHLISRPACFTQIYIIYTYGSYEMTILSIMAFDRYVAVCEPLHYHNKMTRKKVCILSAFAWIMPAFSVATCLYLTVRLPLCGNKILKVFCAGWNVAKLSCVSTLISNIVGLLYVVIVVFLPLIYVLYTYCRIIIVCSKKSSEFKSKVFQTCLPHTVSFVTFSLAGFCDIALNRIDVEKLNRYFAVILSLEIVLIPPVLNPLLYGLTLPEIRKHIFRMLPWLKKHKLEQKMTYHT